From a region of the Pseudophaeobacter arcticus DSM 23566 genome:
- a CDS encoding flavodoxin family protein: MTKVAIVYYSGYGHTEVQAKAVAEGAKGVEGTEVELLKLSEDGELNEAAWAALDAADAIVYGSPTYMGGPAWQFKKFADASSKPWFTQNWKDKIGGGFTTSATVNGDKFSTIQQFITLSQQHGQLWCGVGLMPANTKADGPEKLNWTGGYSGLLAIAPSDSSPEEYPTGGDLDTARAYGQRLAEVASR; this comes from the coding sequence ATGACGAAAGTCGCGATTGTCTATTACAGCGGATATGGCCACACAGAAGTGCAAGCCAAGGCCGTTGCCGAAGGGGCCAAGGGTGTCGAGGGCACCGAGGTCGAATTGCTGAAACTGTCCGAAGACGGAGAGCTGAACGAGGCAGCATGGGCGGCGCTCGATGCGGCCGATGCCATCGTCTATGGCAGCCCGACCTATATGGGCGGCCCCGCATGGCAGTTCAAAAAGTTCGCCGATGCCAGCTCGAAGCCTTGGTTTACGCAAAACTGGAAGGACAAGATCGGCGGCGGTTTTACCACCTCGGCCACAGTCAATGGCGACAAGTTTTCGACCATCCAGCAGTTCATTACATTGTCTCAGCAACATGGTCAGCTCTGGTGCGGCGTTGGCTTGATGCCAGCGAACACCAAGGCCGACGGCCCGGAAAAGCTGAACTGGACGGGCGGGTATTCCGGCCTTCTGGCGATTGCCCCCTCTGACAGCTCCCCCGAGGAGTATCCGACAGGCGGCGATCTGGATACCGCGCGCGCCTATGGCCAACGGTTGGCCGAAGTCGCCAGCCGCTGA